The Candidatus Manganitrophus noduliformans genome includes a window with the following:
- a CDS encoding SRPBCC family protein, translating to MRRKIEGIKVEKSVIIRKPPEILYHFWRNFGNLPEIMNHLKSVKVLDRNRSHWVAKAPAGTTVEWDAEIIKDLQNELISWKSLEGADVDNTGSVHFDRVPEGTQVRVMLQYNPPGGKVGAAFAKLFGEEPSQQVEDDLNRFKAFMEGTETPPAEEALEPKVA from the coding sequence ATGAGGAGAAAGATCGAAGGAATCAAAGTGGAAAAGAGCGTAATTATTCGGAAACCCCCCGAAATCCTTTATCATTTTTGGAGAAATTTCGGGAACCTGCCGGAGATCATGAATCATCTTAAATCGGTGAAGGTTCTCGATCGGAATCGGTCTCATTGGGTTGCCAAGGCCCCGGCCGGAACGACGGTGGAATGGGATGCCGAAATCATTAAAGATTTGCAGAACGAGCTGATCTCCTGGAAATCGCTCGAAGGGGCCGACGTCGACAACACCGGATCGGTCCATTTCGATCGGGTGCCGGAGGGAACCCAGGTCCGGGTGATGCTTCAGTACAACCCGCCCGGCGGGAAGGTCGGCGCGGCCTTTGCGAAGCTCTTCGGGGAGGAGCCTTCTCAACAGGTCGAAGATGATCTCAACCGGTTCAAAGCGTTTATGGAAGGAACGGAAACCCCTCCGGCGGAGGAAGCCCTTGAGCCAAAGGTGGCGTAA